ACTAGTACCAGTCAATACCATAGCGTTCACTCTATACGTATATTAACCACAAAAAGACACTTTtctagatttaaaattttcttatttaaaaagacttttaattacaataatagcGCAGTAGTTGTGAAATGAGGTGTGAATATTGGTTCCCCGCGGGGTCCATGTCCCGCTGACGACCCCTAGGGCGTGGGCGCAGCTGCCCCTCAATGGCCAAATTAACAGGTACTGTCACTTTTGAAAGTGGAAATAGgcttgtaaaataaaaccaagTAAGGCAAAGCTCAATTTAATCTTCACCGTATAATGTTTAAGAACTGTTATATTACTGATATTTACAAATCCTTTACACATAGACAAcgcaatatttaattatgaccTCGTTGAAATCTTACAACTTTTATTACCTACTtccacaaaattttaaaactattaagagaagaaatataaaattaattacgacACAAACCTCCAATCTTATCACGACTTTGCTAATTTTTGTTCgcattatatgtataaattacgATTTGGTATTACGTAGACTAActattatatcaattttttagaataatcataatatagatttaattatctataatttagcttaattagaatataaacATAGCATTTGCCTACGCACTAATCCCAAACACGtctattacaatatataaaaaccatattaataataatacttaagcGTCATTTATTTCATGACACATTCATCCTTGTGTATAAGTATACACgcacttaaaattttatatagaatttattgcaaataaataatattttttttcccaAGTCCCTCTAGTATACGCCTCCtccattttttgtttgtattgtttGTACAAACTGAAAACGCATATTCGTCGCGTTAAAAAGTTCGTATCAAGATTATCAAATACTGGCACTGATAGGGTTTCTACATGCAAGACCTGTGTATTTATGCTTTCCACTGAGGGAAATATAGAAGGATGTTTATTTGTCATTTATCACAATGTTTTTAGTTGTTATTTATCTTAATGTATCCgcttgtaaataaaaagttctcTATTCCACAGCGGTAGCACTTCTAATGCTGAGCAGTATGTCAGCCAGCATGCGTCGTGGTCCTCATCACCCCCACGGACAGGGTATACCGCTGACACACAGCCACTATAGCCCGAGAGGAACAGAGAAGCTCACTCAAGAATCTCAATTATTGCATGATACGAAGTAAGTTGTTGTTTAGTGAGTATTGTGATAAGTGtgcatataattttgtttatagaagCCTTTTCTAATTTCTATCATAATATGTCATGTAATTGGACGCAAACaagctatatttaaaaaaaaaaactataatatataaagctaGCAGACACGCATGACGAGGTATTGTAACTATATTATACACTATTTCTAGGAACTCGCAGTGCCCGCTGAAGTATTTAGGAACCAATTttacttagggtccttcaagaaaagagcgtatcaattcttaaaaggccggcaactcacTTTTTTTGCTCCATAAAAAACATCTACATTTCACTAACGCGcttcaaatatatgtaaaacgaTGGTGGTGTTTACCATTTTGGTGGCGACAACTCGAAGTAAacagattattaaaaagtattctaATTGAggtgtaaaatatttacaggcACATAGAAGAGGATATAAAAGTCTTGACACCTGAATTGTTGGCCAATATGACCCCTGAGGAATTGGAGTTCCATTATTTCTCCGCTCATGACTTTGACAGGAACTCCATGTTAGACGGCCTAGAGATGTTAAaggtgaaatttatatattaggtccttacatatgaaattggcgttttgttgtactggccactttgacctcaaatacctcctctttggttaggaatttcaaattcaaatttgtacagttatttactcatgtatttgtgcttcgatgatcgtcattcatttgtttttttctcaatttacaaacaatttacaatttacactcattttacaaaatggataacttaaagtatcgcattatttacgagtacgagttccgccgtggcactagtgctgcggaaacgactcgaagggtgaatgatgtgtatggcggtcatgttgcaaaagaaaacaaagttcgtttttggttccaacgttttcgttctggaaatttcgacctacAGAACAAGCCCcatggacggcctgagacccaagttgataatgaagtaatgAAAGCTATTGtagaagcggatccatcgcaaaccacgtccgagttagctgcaggctgcggtgttagtgataaaactgttttaattcacttaaagcaaattgggaagattaaaaagcttgaaaggtgggtacctcacgaattgactgaagcaaacgcgcgtcgactgctgcgttacattactgaaccggcacaattatgaaggtattttaaaccgaatcattacctgtgatgaaaaatggattctttacgataatcggaagcgctcagcgcaa
This is a stretch of genomic DNA from Pieris brassicae chromosome 1, ilPieBrab1.1, whole genome shotgun sequence. It encodes these proteins:
- the LOC123710380 gene encoding multiple coagulation factor deficiency protein 2 homolog, coding for MWLEAVALLMLSSMSASMRRGPHHPHGQGIPLTHSHYSPRGTEKLTQESQLLHDTKHIEEDIKVLTPELLANMTPEELEFHYFSAHDFDRNSMLDGLEMLKAVYHTMDHEHSEAETPIEPEANHIDDYIALVDKTLETDDTDGDGYVSYAEYRAARLNNPSERTPRVVAAGSI